The proteins below are encoded in one region of Streptomyces roseirectus:
- the pgsA gene encoding phosphatidylinositol phosphate synthase produces the protein MLNKYARAFFTRVLTPFAAFLIRRGVSPDTVTLIGTAGVIAGALVFFPRGEFFWGTIVITLFVFSDLVDGNMARQLGRSSRWGAFLDSTLDRVADGAIFGGFALWYAGNGDDNVLCAVSIFCLASGQVVSYTKARGESIGLPVAVNGLVERAERLVVSLVAAGLAGLHAFGVPGIQYLLPVALWIVAVGSLVTLVQRVVTVRRESAEADAAAQHAGAGETQGTEAAK, from the coding sequence ATGCTGAACAAGTACGCGCGTGCGTTCTTCACGCGTGTCCTCACACCGTTCGCCGCGTTTCTGATCAGGCGGGGCGTCAGCCCCGACACGGTCACGCTGATCGGCACGGCGGGTGTGATCGCGGGCGCGCTGGTCTTCTTCCCCCGTGGCGAGTTCTTCTGGGGCACGATCGTCATCACCCTGTTCGTGTTCTCCGACCTGGTCGACGGGAACATGGCCCGCCAGCTCGGCCGCTCCAGCCGCTGGGGCGCCTTCCTGGACTCCACGCTCGACCGCGTCGCCGACGGCGCGATCTTCGGCGGGTTCGCCCTCTGGTACGCGGGCAACGGCGACGACAACGTCCTGTGCGCGGTGTCGATCTTCTGCCTGGCGAGCGGCCAGGTCGTGTCGTACACGAAGGCGCGGGGCGAGTCCATCGGCCTCCCGGTGGCCGTCAACGGCCTCGTGGAGCGCGCGGAGCGCCTGGTGGTCTCCCTGGTCGCCGCCGGCCTTGCCGGGCTCCACGCGTTCGGCGTGCCCGGCATCCAGTACCTGCTGCCGGTCGCCCTGTGGATCGTCGCCGTCGGCAGCCTCGTCACCCTCGTCCAGCGGGTCGTCACGGTCCGCCGCGAGTCCGCCGAGGCGGACGCCGCCGCCCAGCACGCGGGCGCCGGGGAGACGCAGGGGACCGAGGCCGCGAAGTGA
- a CDS encoding phosphatidylinositol mannoside acyltransferase produces the protein MSARDRLTDALYGAGWAGVRKLPEPVAVRLGQAIADLAWRRRGKGVLRLESNYARVVPDASPERLRELSRAGMRSYLRYWMESFRLPAWSEERVKGGFDPKDLHHLTDGLASGKGVVLALPHMANWDLAGAWVTTKLGTRFTTVAERLKPETLYDRFVVYREGLGMEVLPHSGGTAFGTLARRLRDGGLVCLVAERDLSKSGVEVTFFGERTRIPAGPALLAQQTGALLLPVTLWYDDTAVMRGQVHPPIEVPESGTRDEKTSVMAQALADVFASGIADHPEDWHMLQRLWLTDLDPARGPA, from the coding sequence GTGAGCGCCCGCGACAGGCTCACCGACGCGCTGTACGGCGCCGGCTGGGCCGGCGTCAGGAAACTCCCCGAGCCCGTCGCCGTCCGGCTGGGGCAGGCCATCGCCGACCTCGCCTGGCGCAGGCGCGGCAAGGGCGTCCTGCGGCTGGAGAGCAACTACGCGCGCGTGGTGCCAGACGCGAGCCCCGAGCGGCTTCGGGAGCTGTCGCGCGCGGGCATGCGCTCGTACCTGCGCTACTGGATGGAGTCCTTCCGTCTGCCCGCGTGGAGCGAGGAGCGCGTCAAGGGCGGCTTCGACCCCAAGGACCTCCACCACCTCACCGACGGCCTCGCCTCCGGCAAGGGCGTCGTCCTCGCGCTGCCCCACATGGCGAACTGGGACCTCGCGGGCGCCTGGGTCACCACGAAACTCGGGACCCGGTTCACCACGGTGGCCGAACGCCTCAAGCCCGAGACCCTGTACGACCGGTTCGTCGTCTACCGCGAAGGGCTCGGCATGGAGGTCCTGCCGCACAGCGGCGGCACCGCCTTCGGCACCCTCGCCCGGCGCCTGCGCGACGGCGGCCTCGTCTGCCTCGTCGCCGAACGCGACCTGTCCAAGTCCGGCGTCGAGGTGACGTTCTTCGGCGAGCGGACCCGCATCCCGGCCGGGCCCGCGCTGCTCGCCCAGCAGACCGGCGCGCTGCTGCTGCCGGTGACGCTCTGGTACGACGACACGGCCGTCATGCGAGGACAGGTACATCCCCCGATCGAGGTACCCGAGTCAGGTACGCGGGACGAGAAGACGTCTGTCATGGCACAGGCGCTGGCAGACGTCTTCGCCTCGGGTATCGCCGACCATCCGGAGGACTGGCACATGCTGCAACGGCTGTGGCTCACCGACCTGGACCCCGCGAGGGGGCCCGCGTGA
- a CDS encoding elongation factor G-like protein EF-G2 has translation MGDKAHAHLGAAGRATAADHPSSVRNVVLVGHCGAGKTTLVEALALTAGAVNRAGRVEDGATVSDYDEIEHRQQRSVQLSLVPVEWGGVKVNLLDTPGYADFVGELRAGLRAADAALFVVSAADGVDGATRMVWDECAAVGMPRAIVVTHLEAARADFAEMVRTCAETFGGDDPDAVLPLYLPLHGPAGADGHAPVTGLTGLLTRTLFDYASGERKESDPDEAQLPAIEEARNRLIEGIISESEDETLMDRYLDGEPIDVPTLIEDLERAVARGTFFPVLAAAPAADGARQGIGTVELLELVTRGFPTPLEREAPRVTTVDGHARVLKPCDPDGPLVAEVVKTSSDPYVGRVSLVRVFSGTLRPDETVHVSGHGLADRGHEDHDVDERVGALSAPFGKQQRALTHCIAGDLACVAKLGRAETGDTLSAKDDPLLMAAWQMPDPLLPLAIEAHSKADEDKLSQGLARLVAEDPTMRLEHNPHTHQVVLWTLGEAHAAVALERLRSRYGVQVDVVPHKVSLRETFAGRSGGRGRHVKQSGGHGQYAICEIEVEPLPGGSGIEFVDKVVGGAVPRQFIPSVEKGVRAQAARGVAAGYPLVDVRVTLLDGKAHSVDSSDAAFQTAGALALREAAADATIHLLEPVAEVSVLVGDDYVGAVMSDLSGRRGRVLGTEQASSGRTLVRAEVPEIEIGRYAVDLRSLSHGTARFNRVYARHEAMPAHVAEKVRAQEEKA, from the coding sequence ATGGGCGACAAGGCACACGCACACCTCGGAGCCGCCGGCAGGGCCACGGCGGCCGACCATCCCTCGTCCGTACGGAATGTGGTGCTGGTCGGCCACTGCGGGGCGGGCAAGACGACGCTGGTGGAAGCGCTCGCACTGACCGCGGGCGCGGTGAACAGGGCGGGCCGGGTCGAGGACGGCGCGACCGTCTCCGACTACGACGAGATCGAACACCGGCAGCAGCGTTCCGTACAGCTGTCGCTGGTCCCCGTCGAATGGGGCGGGGTCAAGGTCAACCTCCTCGACACCCCCGGGTACGCCGACTTCGTCGGGGAGCTGAGGGCCGGTCTGCGGGCTGCGGACGCGGCCCTCTTCGTCGTCTCGGCGGCGGACGGCGTGGACGGCGCGACGCGCATGGTGTGGGACGAGTGCGCGGCCGTCGGCATGCCGCGCGCGATCGTCGTCACGCACCTGGAGGCGGCGCGCGCGGACTTCGCGGAGATGGTCCGCACGTGCGCGGAGACGTTCGGCGGCGACGACCCCGACGCGGTGCTCCCGCTGTACCTGCCGCTGCACGGGCCCGCGGGCGCGGACGGACACGCGCCCGTGACCGGCCTCACCGGCCTCCTGACGCGCACGCTGTTCGACTACGCGTCCGGCGAGCGCAAGGAGTCCGATCCGGACGAGGCACAGCTCCCGGCGATCGAGGAGGCCCGCAACCGGCTCATCGAGGGGATCATCTCGGAGAGCGAGGACGAGACCCTGATGGACCGCTATCTGGACGGCGAACCGATCGACGTCCCGACCCTGATCGAGGACCTGGAGCGGGCCGTCGCGCGCGGGACGTTCTTCCCCGTCCTCGCCGCCGCGCCCGCCGCCGACGGCGCCCGGCAGGGCATCGGCACCGTCGAACTCCTCGAACTGGTCACCCGGGGCTTCCCGACGCCCCTGGAGCGCGAGGCGCCACGGGTGACGACGGTCGACGGGCACGCGCGCGTACTGAAGCCCTGCGATCCGGACGGGCCGCTCGTCGCCGAGGTCGTCAAGACGTCCTCCGACCCGTACGTCGGCCGCGTCTCCCTCGTCCGCGTCTTCTCCGGCACCCTGCGCCCCGACGAGACCGTCCACGTGTCCGGGCACGGGCTCGCGGACCGGGGACACGAGGATCATGACGTCGACGAGCGCGTGGGCGCGCTGTCGGCGCCGTTCGGGAAGCAGCAGCGAGCGCTCACCCACTGCATCGCCGGGGACCTCGCGTGCGTGGCGAAGCTCGGGCGGGCCGAGACCGGGGACACGCTGTCCGCGAAGGACGATCCGCTGCTGATGGCCGCCTGGCAGATGCCGGACCCGCTGCTGCCGCTCGCCATCGAGGCGCACAGCAAGGCCGACGAGGACAAGCTCTCCCAGGGGCTCGCGCGCCTCGTCGCCGAGGACCCGACCATGCGGCTGGAACACAACCCGCACACCCACCAGGTCGTCCTGTGGACGCTCGGCGAGGCCCACGCGGCCGTCGCGCTGGAGCGGCTGCGCAGCCGGTACGGGGTGCAGGTGGACGTCGTGCCGCACAAGGTGTCGCTGCGGGAGACGTTCGCCGGGCGCTCCGGCGGGCGCGGGCGGCACGTCAAGCAGTCCGGGGGGCACGGGCAGTACGCCATCTGCGAGATCGAGGTCGAGCCGCTGCCCGGGGGCTCGGGCATCGAGTTCGTCGACAAGGTCGTCGGCGGGGCCGTACCCCGCCAGTTCATCCCGTCCGTCGAGAAGGGCGTCCGCGCGCAGGCCGCGCGCGGGGTGGCCGCCGGGTACCCCCTGGTCGACGTCCGCGTCACCCTCCTCGACGGCAAGGCCCACTCCGTCGATTCCTCCGACGCCGCGTTCCAGACGGCCGGCGCGCTGGCCCTGCGCGAGGCCGCCGCCGACGCCACGATCCACCTGCTGGAACCGGTGGCCGAGGTGTCCGTCCTGGTCGGCGACGACTACGTGGGCGCCGTCATGAGCGACCTCTCCGGCCGCCGGGGCCGCGTCCTCGGCACGGAGCAGGCCAGCTCCGGCCGCACGCTGGTGCGCGCCGAGGTGCCCGAGATCGAGATCGGCCGGTACGCGGTCGACCTGCGCTCCCTGTCCCACGGCACGGCCCGATTCAACCGCGTGTACGCACGGCACGAGGCGATGCCGGCGCATGTGGCGGAGAAGGTGAGGGCGCAGGAGGAGAAGGCGTAA